In Chryseobacterium gleum, a single genomic region encodes these proteins:
- a CDS encoding sensor histidine kinase — protein MTKSFVLKEYIFTFIFWLVLAIVLWFNFQSTTEKYLAMTQAAIIAAFSFTFTHFLTNRLLPKALREKKMKLFLVQLVMVIFMLSLVFSVIFTYLEVEPKDQLPESFRDQLPFLWKGFYMSLPASFLINGAACGIKFYNEHGRIERDHILLQQAHLENQLKLLQDQINPHVVFNIMNHIHILMKTDIQLADFLLLKFSDILRYQLYHCNQPLVPLDKEIEYLQNLVEVEKLRWGNELDVKAQWQINNRKASIAPLLLVPFVENAFKYVCRLPGHKGYVKISCKEKNHSLYFYVENSYSDMATYKKKDGTGGIGLQNVKKRLKLQYPDSHDLSIQSDNHVFRITLILTLSDSYEL, from the coding sequence ATGACAAAATCTTTTGTTTTAAAAGAATACATATTTACCTTTATTTTCTGGCTTGTACTGGCCATTGTATTATGGTTTAATTTCCAGAGTACAACAGAAAAATATCTTGCAATGACGCAGGCTGCGATTATTGCAGCATTCTCATTTACATTTACTCATTTTTTAACCAATAGATTACTCCCGAAAGCTCTTCGGGAAAAGAAAATGAAACTGTTCCTTGTACAGCTGGTAATGGTTATTTTCATGCTTAGCCTGGTTTTCTCCGTTATATTCACGTATCTTGAAGTGGAACCCAAAGATCAGCTTCCGGAAAGCTTCAGAGATCAGCTGCCTTTTCTTTGGAAGGGCTTTTATATGTCTCTGCCTGCCTCATTCCTCATCAACGGAGCAGCATGCGGTATAAAATTTTATAATGAACATGGAAGAATAGAGCGTGATCATATTCTCCTTCAGCAGGCTCATCTGGAAAACCAGCTTAAGCTTTTACAGGATCAGATTAATCCACATGTCGTGTTCAATATTATGAATCATATTCATATTCTGATGAAAACGGATATACAACTTGCTGATTTTTTATTGTTGAAATTTTCAGACATTCTGCGATATCAGCTGTATCATTGCAATCAGCCACTGGTTCCTTTGGATAAAGAGATTGAGTATCTCCAAAATCTTGTTGAGGTAGAAAAACTAAGGTGGGGAAACGAACTGGATGTAAAAGCACAATGGCAAATCAATAACAGAAAAGCTTCTATTGCTCCGTTACTTTTGGTTCCTTTTGTAGAAAATGCATTTAAATATGTTTGCAGGCTTCCCGGGCATAAAGGTTATGTGAAAATCTCCTGTAAAGAAAAGAATCACAGTCTTTATTTTTATGTCGAAAATTCATATTCGGATATGGCAACCTATAAAAAAAAGGATGGAACCGGCGGAATTGGTCTTCAAAATGTAAAAAAACGGTTGAAATTACAATATCCGGACTCCCATGATCTGAGTATACAATCGGATAATCACGTCTTTAGAATAACATTAATACTAACACTATCTGACAGTTATGAGCTTTAA
- a CDS encoding porin family protein: protein MKQQFFALSALLLCIFGGVETKAQQTPAFHIGVKGGANFTKISTESSLEGKYGFGYQAGVMTRVDLGKLYVQGEALFNKRKTSFQSQDGGSSKLSWNAIDIPVVVGYKFIKTEDFNVRAFAGGVYSYAFNNKLSASQALQEGFKKFDKSNIGITGGIGVDYKNFTIDLRYETGLTSISKEFKSKPHSFSLGIGYFLF from the coding sequence ATGAAGCAGCAATTTTTCGCTTTAAGTGCATTGTTATTATGCATTTTTGGCGGTGTGGAAACTAAGGCACAACAGACCCCGGCTTTTCACATTGGGGTAAAGGGAGGGGCAAACTTTACAAAAATCTCCACGGAATCTTCTCTGGAAGGGAAATATGGATTCGGTTATCAGGCAGGAGTAATGACAAGAGTGGATCTCGGAAAACTGTATGTGCAGGGAGAAGCTCTGTTCAACAAAAGAAAAACATCGTTCCAGTCTCAAGACGGAGGCTCTTCCAAACTTTCCTGGAACGCTATTGATATTCCTGTGGTAGTAGGATACAAATTTATTAAAACCGAAGATTTTAATGTAAGAGCTTTCGCCGGCGGAGTCTACAGCTACGCCTTTAATAATAAATTATCTGCTTCTCAGGCTCTTCAGGAGGGCTTTAAAAAGTTTGACAAATCCAATATCGGAATTACGGGAGGTATAGGAGTAGATTATAAGAACTTCACGATAGATCTGAGATATGAGACCGGTCTTACAAGCATTAGTAAAGAATTTAAGTCCAAACCCCACAGTTTTTCCCTTGGGATAGGTTATTTCCTGTTCTGA
- the pepT gene encoding peptidase T, with product MSTIEFNPLWKEKLLNRFLSYVKIYSTSDAESETTPSTERQWDIANYITEELKTIGLEDVSIDGNGYIMGYIPSNLENDDRPTIGFISHYDTSPDFSGENVRPQVWTNYDGNDLLLNQATVFTLSPSRFESLKKYIGQTLITTDGNTLLGADDKAGCAEIVTAAEYLIAHPEIKHGRIAVGFTPDEEIGRGAHKFDVAKFGAEWAYTMDGGEVGELEYENFNAAGAVVKIHGLSVHPGYAYGKMINAALLAAEFAQMLPANETPATTKGFDGFYHLMDITADISEAKLQYIIRDHDADKFEARKKFMEEKVAEFNQKHGEGTAEVEIKEQYRNMKQQFEGKMHIVDLAAKAMTEAGIEPKIKAIRGGTDGAQLSYMGLPCPNIFAGGINFHGPYEYVALESMEKATEVIINIVKA from the coding sequence ATGAGTACAATAGAATTCAACCCGTTGTGGAAAGAAAAATTACTGAACCGTTTTCTTAGCTATGTAAAAATATATTCAACCAGCGATGCAGAAAGTGAAACAACACCTTCTACTGAACGCCAGTGGGATATTGCCAATTATATTACTGAAGAACTGAAGACTATTGGTCTGGAAGACGTTTCTATAGACGGCAACGGTTATATTATGGGCTATATTCCTTCTAACCTGGAAAATGATGACAGACCTACCATCGGATTTATTTCACACTATGATACTTCACCGGACTTCAGCGGAGAAAATGTAAGACCTCAGGTTTGGACGAACTATGACGGAAATGATCTTCTTTTGAATCAGGCAACAGTATTCACATTATCTCCTTCAAGATTTGAAAGTTTAAAAAAATATATCGGCCAGACGTTAATTACTACTGACGGAAATACGCTTCTTGGTGCTGATGATAAAGCAGGCTGTGCAGAAATTGTAACAGCGGCCGAATATCTTATTGCACACCCTGAAATCAAACATGGAAGAATTGCTGTAGGATTTACTCCGGATGAGGAGATTGGAAGAGGAGCGCATAAATTCGATGTTGCCAAATTTGGCGCAGAATGGGCTTATACGATGGATGGAGGAGAAGTCGGAGAACTTGAATATGAGAACTTTAATGCTGCCGGAGCGGTGGTAAAAATCCATGGATTAAGTGTTCACCCGGGTTATGCTTACGGAAAAATGATCAACGCAGCTCTTTTAGCCGCTGAATTTGCTCAAATGCTTCCTGCTAACGAAACTCCAGCCACTACAAAAGGTTTTGATGGGTTCTATCACTTAATGGATATTACGGCGGATATTTCTGAGGCCAAACTACAATACATCATCCGTGATCATGATGCAGATAAATTTGAGGCCAGAAAGAAATTCATGGAAGAAAAAGTAGCTGAATTCAATCAAAAGCACGGTGAAGGAACTGCTGAAGTGGAAATCAAAGAGCAGTACAGAAACATGAAGCAGCAGTTTGAAGGCAAAATGCACATTGTAGACCTTGCAGCAAAAGCAATGACTGAAGCCGGTATTGAACCTAAGATCAAAGCGATCAGAGGTGGTACAGACGGTGCACAGCTTTCTTATATGGGACTTCCATGCCCGAATATCTTTGCAGGAGGAATCAACTTCCACGGACCTTATGAGTATGTAGCTTTGGAAAGTATGGAAAAAGCAACTGAAGTCATTATTAATATTGTAAAAGCTTAA
- a CDS encoding hydroxymethylglutaryl-CoA lyase, with amino-acid sequence MFLTECPRDAMQGWGEFIPTDKKIDYINSLMDVGFDVLDCLSFVSPKAIPQMADSNEVAENIDKSRSKTKVSAIIGNYRGAEKALKHQSVDILGFPFSISETFQHRNTNKSQEEAFDEIIKMLDLVKSEGKQLNIYFSMAFGNPYGEMWKWEDVDQWAQRFSDIGVKDILLSDTTGVATPETIALLFEKIPSKYPEINFGGHFHNRYEDSYSKLKAAYDKGCRRFDSAIKGIGGCPMAKDDLVGNMPTEQVINFMSVEKVEHKLNLLNFESSYNKAKDIFHF; translated from the coding sequence ATGTTTCTTACCGAATGTCCTAGAGATGCTATGCAGGGATGGGGAGAATTTATCCCTACTGATAAAAAAATTGATTATATCAACTCCTTGATGGATGTTGGTTTTGATGTATTGGATTGTCTGAGTTTTGTTTCTCCAAAAGCAATTCCGCAGATGGCAGATTCCAATGAGGTAGCGGAGAATATCGATAAGTCCCGTTCCAAAACGAAAGTTTCTGCAATCATCGGTAATTACAGAGGCGCTGAAAAAGCATTGAAACATCAGTCTGTAGATATTCTGGGCTTTCCGTTTTCTATTTCTGAAACTTTTCAGCACAGAAATACCAATAAAAGCCAGGAGGAAGCTTTTGATGAGATCATTAAAATGCTTGATCTGGTAAAGAGTGAAGGAAAACAGCTTAACATTTATTTCTCGATGGCTTTCGGAAACCCATATGGTGAAATGTGGAAATGGGAAGATGTTGACCAATGGGCTCAGCGGTTCTCAGATATCGGAGTGAAAGATATTTTACTGTCAGATACTACAGGCGTCGCAACTCCGGAAACGATTGCACTTTTATTTGAAAAAATACCTTCAAAATATCCTGAAATTAATTTCGGAGGACATTTTCATAACCGCTATGAAGATTCCTATTCCAAATTGAAAGCAGCTTATGATAAAGGCTGCAGAAGATTTGACAGTGCCATCAAAGGAATCGGAGGATGTCCAATGGCTAAGGATGATCTTGTGGGAAATATGCCTACAGAGCAGGTTATCAATTTTATGAGCGTGGAAAAAGTAGAACATAAACTGAATCTGCTGAATTTTGAAAGCTCTTATAACAAGGCGAAGGATATTTTTCATTTTTAA
- a CDS encoding sulfurtransferase: MSPIISSYELKNIPAENLIILDARTGKDAKQNYLDKHIKGARFIDLDRDLAEIGENAAFGGRHPLPSVEKFAETLSDLGISEDAHIVVYDDKNASNAAARAWWMVKSFGIKNVQVLDGGMQAAEKSGLEFASGEEVFGKASLIKKDHWSLPVSSLEIVENELKNNSSTVIDVRDAYRYKGESEPIDLVAGHIPGAINIPFSENLDENGNFLSPEVLKEKYSQLLKDKPEHLIIHCGSGVTACHTILALDYAGFPVPDLYVGSWSEWSRREGKEIAKDI; this comes from the coding sequence ATGTCTCCAATAATCTCTTCATACGAGCTAAAAAATATTCCGGCGGAAAATCTTATCATTCTTGACGCAAGAACCGGAAAAGATGCAAAGCAAAACTACCTTGATAAACACATTAAGGGAGCCCGGTTCATAGATCTGGACAGAGATCTGGCAGAGATTGGAGAAAATGCTGCTTTTGGAGGCAGGCATCCGCTTCCTTCTGTAGAAAAGTTTGCAGAGACACTTTCAGATCTTGGGATTTCAGAGGATGCTCATATTGTTGTGTATGATGATAAAAATGCTTCGAATGCAGCGGCACGTGCCTGGTGGATGGTAAAGTCTTTTGGAATTAAAAATGTGCAGGTTCTTGATGGCGGAATGCAGGCAGCAGAAAAATCAGGTTTGGAATTTGCTTCTGGAGAGGAGGTTTTTGGTAAAGCTTCTTTAATTAAAAAAGATCATTGGAGTCTTCCGGTTTCCAGTCTGGAAATTGTTGAAAATGAATTGAAAAACAATTCTTCTACAGTTATTGATGTAAGGGATGCTTACCGGTATAAAGGAGAATCTGAACCCATTGATCTGGTTGCAGGACACATTCCTGGAGCAATCAATATTCCTTTTTCTGAGAACCTTGATGAGAACGGAAATTTTCTGAGTCCGGAAGTTTTAAAAGAAAAATACAGCCAATTATTAAAAGATAAACCTGAACACCTTATTATTCACTGCGGATCAGGTGTTACAGCCTGCCATACAATTTTAGCGTTGGACTATGCAGGATTTCCGGTTCCGGATCTGTATGTGGGTTCATGGAGTGAATGGAGCAGGAGAGAAGGAAAGGAAATAGCAAAAGATATCTAA
- a CDS encoding SUF system Fe-S cluster assembly protein has product MKFTDDQIADIGEEIIGVLKTVYDPEIPVDIYELGLIYDVQISDDADVKIIMTLTTPNCPVAETLPQEVKDKVSEVEHVKSVDLELTFEPSWNKDMMSEEAKFELGML; this is encoded by the coding sequence ATGAAATTTACAGACGATCAAATTGCTGACATTGGTGAGGAAATCATTGGTGTGCTGAAAACCGTATATGACCCCGAAATTCCGGTAGATATTTACGAATTAGGACTTATTTATGATGTCCAGATCTCCGATGATGCTGATGTAAAAATTATCATGACACTTACTACTCCCAACTGCCCTGTTGCAGAGACGCTTCCACAGGAGGTAAAGGATAAAGTGTCTGAAGTAGAGCATGTAAAAAGTGTAGATTTAGAGCTTACTTTCGAACCGAGCTGGAATAAGGATATGATGAGTGAAGAGGCAAAGTTTGAGCTGGGAATGCTTTAA
- a CDS encoding 3'-5' exonuclease: MIQNIPLERVLFLDIETVPQAGSWNDLSETEQYLWDKKTKFQRKEDVTAEEFYDRAGIMAEFGKIICITIGMVEKNETLKIKSFSGHDEKKMLQEFGEIFNSPRLYNVILCAHNGKEFDFPWIARRYLINGMQPPAPFQMFGKKPWEIPHIDTMELWKFGDYKSFVSLELLAHVFGIPTPKDDIDGSMVSSIYYIEKDLQRIVDYCEKDVLTLANIFRRMRQEDLLKRNINLD, translated from the coding sequence ATGATACAGAATATACCTTTAGAAAGAGTCTTATTTCTTGATATCGAAACAGTTCCACAGGCAGGATCCTGGAACGACTTATCCGAAACAGAGCAATATCTGTGGGATAAAAAAACAAAATTCCAGAGAAAGGAAGATGTCACTGCAGAAGAATTTTATGACAGGGCCGGCATTATGGCCGAGTTTGGAAAAATCATCTGCATCACCATCGGAATGGTCGAAAAAAATGAAACGTTAAAAATAAAAAGCTTTTCCGGACATGATGAAAAGAAAATGCTCCAGGAATTTGGAGAAATCTTCAACAGTCCAAGACTTTATAATGTGATTCTCTGTGCTCATAACGGAAAAGAATTTGATTTTCCATGGATTGCCAGACGATACCTCATTAATGGAATGCAGCCTCCGGCTCCGTTTCAGATGTTTGGGAAAAAGCCCTGGGAAATTCCGCATATAGATACTATGGAACTCTGGAAGTTCGGGGATTACAAGAGCTTTGTATCGCTTGAACTGCTGGCTCATGTCTTTGGAATTCCTACTCCGAAAGATGATATAGACGGCTCAATGGTTTCATCAATTTACTACATAGAGAAAGACTTGCAGAGAATTGTTGACTATTGTGAAAAAGATGTCTTAACTTTGGCAAATATTTTCCGGCGCATGCGTCAGGAAGATTTGTTGAAAAGGAATATCAATCTAGATTAA
- a CDS encoding tRNA-binding protein yields MTVKPDITWADFEKIDIRCGTIISVNDFEKARNPSYQLEIDFGDLGIRKSSAQITSLYTKDELIGKQILAVVNFPKKQIANFFSECLVLGLYGEDKKDVTLLTPSLPTKNGMQVG; encoded by the coding sequence ATGACAGTAAAACCAGACATCACCTGGGCAGATTTTGAAAAAATAGACATCAGATGCGGAACCATCATCTCAGTGAATGATTTTGAAAAAGCAAGAAACCCATCTTATCAGCTGGAGATTGATTTCGGAGATTTAGGAATCAGAAAATCTTCTGCTCAGATTACTTCTCTTTACACAAAAGATGAATTGATCGGTAAACAGATTTTAGCAGTGGTTAATTTCCCCAAGAAACAGATTGCCAACTTCTTCAGTGAATGTCTTGTGTTAGGATTATATGGGGAAGACAAAAAAGACGTCACTCTTTTAACCCCTTCATTACCTACAAAAAACGGAATGCAGGTAGGATAA
- a CDS encoding trypsin-like serine peptidase: MSKIENNNPMTTEEVSRLRTVKAKSTEKPEVIQKLFSQAPAMETINGRTFPKGMKTIGIPMDEKTAENRALETDHFYPTHADFEYSPKLEPKRDRKPKFIDRDSFLTPENARTIFGVDQRKVYNSTAYPWRCVGRVESSLGSGSGVMIGPRHLLTCSHIVDWQPNNTTGWLKFTPMYYNGSAPYGTAWGTLTYYKYKVAGPSIDSTEIQYDYVVIVLDRPIGNSTGWLGSKSYSDSWDGGAYWTHAGYPGDLTGTQRPTYQTGIALDGDFWSADDNESMSHKADIWPGQSGGPFWGYWDGSPYAVATQSAHNPSDNFASGGSDLVNLVIRARNEHP; encoded by the coding sequence ATGTCAAAAATTGAAAACAACAACCCGATGACCACTGAAGAAGTGTCAAGACTCAGAACGGTTAAAGCAAAATCAACTGAAAAACCTGAAGTTATTCAGAAATTATTCAGCCAGGCTCCTGCCATGGAAACGATTAACGGAAGAACCTTTCCTAAAGGAATGAAAACTATAGGAATACCTATGGACGAAAAAACAGCTGAAAACCGGGCACTGGAAACCGATCATTTCTATCCTACCCATGCTGATTTTGAGTACAGCCCAAAACTGGAACCGAAAAGAGACCGTAAACCTAAATTTATCGACAGAGATTCTTTCCTTACTCCGGAGAATGCAAGAACCATTTTTGGAGTTGATCAGAGAAAAGTATACAATTCTACAGCCTATCCATGGAGATGTGTCGGCAGAGTAGAAAGTTCTCTGGGTTCTGGAAGTGGAGTAATGATCGGGCCAAGACACCTCCTTACCTGCTCTCATATTGTAGACTGGCAGCCTAATAATACAACGGGATGGCTGAAATTCACTCCGATGTATTACAACGGAAGCGCTCCTTACGGAACTGCCTGGGGTACCTTGACGTATTACAAGTATAAAGTTGCAGGACCTTCTATTGACTCTACAGAAATACAATATGATTATGTGGTAATTGTATTGGACAGACCTATCGGAAACAGCACAGGCTGGTTAGGCTCAAAATCCTATTCCGACTCGTGGGATGGAGGAGCTTACTGGACTCATGCCGGATATCCGGGAGACCTTACCGGAACCCAAAGACCTACCTATCAGACAGGTATAGCCCTTGATGGAGATTTCTGGAGTGCTGATGACAACGAAAGCATGAGCCATAAAGCAGATATATGGCCTGGACAAAGCGGAGGCCCTTTCTGGGGATATTGGGACGGCTCTCCGTATGCCGTAGCAACTCAAAGCGCGCATAATCCAAGTGATAATTTTGCAAGTGGCGGCTCAGATTTAGTCAATCTGGTCATCAGAGCAAGAAATGAACATCCTTAA
- a CDS encoding caspase family protein, whose amino-acid sequence MKKALIVGINDYAPIGYGGPDLNGCVNDARDMANTLVICGFSPAKIKILTNQNATRANILNYLKSMISTSVKGDSLVFYYSGHGTRVANIGSDLELDGLDEAICPHDYANAGVIRDDDFKAVLDKLKAGVNMEVIFDCCYSGTGTRKMDLSLEADLLNETARYIPPMLEDEFYLTYASEIGTKNAKKSTVLTKALVPVTGMNHTLWAAAKDNQVSMEGNISGQIRGYFTYHFCKILRATNGNIVRKTLDKQVAIALAAMGAAQINQTESMTAEFSQKIFT is encoded by the coding sequence ATGAAAAAAGCACTTATCGTAGGTATTAATGATTATGCGCCTATCGGATACGGAGGTCCGGATCTTAACGGCTGTGTAAATGACGCAAGAGACATGGCCAATACATTGGTAATCTGTGGTTTTAGTCCTGCAAAGATCAAAATCCTGACCAATCAGAATGCCACAAGAGCGAATATATTGAACTATCTGAAATCCATGATCAGCACAAGCGTGAAAGGAGATTCTCTTGTTTTTTATTATTCAGGACATGGAACCAGAGTGGCCAATATCGGATCGGATCTTGAACTGGATGGTTTGGACGAAGCTATTTGCCCACACGATTATGCCAATGCCGGTGTCATTCGTGATGATGATTTTAAAGCGGTTCTTGATAAATTAAAGGCTGGAGTGAATATGGAAGTGATCTTCGACTGCTGTTACTCAGGAACCGGAACCAGAAAAATGGATCTGAGTCTGGAAGCTGATCTTCTCAATGAAACTGCCCGTTATATTCCTCCAATGCTTGAGGATGAATTTTACCTGACCTATGCCAGTGAAATCGGAACTAAAAATGCAAAAAAATCAACCGTTCTTACCAAAGCACTTGTTCCGGTTACAGGAATGAATCATACATTATGGGCTGCAGCAAAAGACAATCAGGTATCCATGGAAGGAAATATCAGTGGGCAGATACGGGGTTATTTTACCTATCATTTCTGTAAAATATTGCGTGCTACCAATGGAAATATAGTCCGAAAAACACTTGATAAACAGGTTGCCATTGCATTGGCAGCTATGGGAGCAGCCCAGATCAACCAGACAGAAAGCATGACTGCAGAATTTTCACAAAAAATATTCACTTAA
- a CDS encoding response regulator transcription factor encodes MKTIPIAIVDDHTLISKALENMITENTQYRVIMNHPNGEEFIAGVERASELPAVVLMDVNMPYKNGIETTEWLTEHYPDIKVIALTMDDDERILIKMLKAGAKGYLLKDMQPSILFQAIETVFEKGSFYTDFVAQKLLKVKTEEAKNASLLSELRDREKEFIKWACSELTYKEIADKMCLSPKTIDGYRDSVFVKLDIKNRAGLVLFALKHDLC; translated from the coding sequence ATGAAAACTATTCCCATAGCGATCGTTGATGATCATACTTTAATCTCCAAGGCTTTGGAAAATATGATCACAGAGAATACTCAATACAGGGTCATTATGAATCATCCCAACGGAGAAGAATTTATTGCAGGCGTGGAAAGAGCTTCTGAACTGCCTGCCGTAGTCCTGATGGATGTCAATATGCCTTATAAAAACGGTATAGAAACCACAGAATGGCTTACGGAACATTATCCTGATATTAAAGTCATTGCCCTGACTATGGATGATGATGAAAGAATATTGATTAAAATGCTGAAGGCAGGTGCTAAAGGCTATCTGCTGAAAGACATGCAGCCTTCTATCCTTTTCCAGGCCATTGAAACGGTATTTGAGAAAGGCAGTTTTTACACTGATTTTGTGGCCCAAAAGCTGTTGAAAGTAAAAACAGAAGAAGCAAAAAACGCATCCTTACTTTCAGAGCTGAGAGACAGAGAGAAAGAATTTATCAAATGGGCCTGCAGTGAGCTCACTTATAAGGAAATAGCAGACAAAATGTGCCTCAGTCCTAAAACCATTGACGGCTACAGAGATTCGGTTTTTGTAAAACTGGATATAAAAAACAGAGCGGGCCTGGTACTTTTTGCCCTGAAACATGATCTGTGCTGA
- a CDS encoding sensor histidine kinase, translating into MEENNLVIIFTITLFIIVLTMVFIYAVFIRKKTSLLIEQKEKDLRFEKELATSQVEMKEQTLNYIGQELHDDLGQKLSVVRLRHNQLITKLKNSEKEDLIELNELLGECIQDIRNLSKTLITEQIIHFGLAESIEREVQRIQKLKLLKIEFITQKQDIDISPKHGLILFRIIQESINNILKHSKAKNVSIQLEDDCEKLHISISDNGKGFNTSVIQDGSGLKNMELRAKLIHAELSIQSQVNKGTQTLITYHKNLL; encoded by the coding sequence ATGGAAGAGAATAATCTGGTCATCATCTTTACGATTACTTTATTCATCATTGTTTTAACAATGGTCTTCATCTATGCGGTTTTTATCAGGAAAAAAACAAGCCTATTGATTGAACAGAAAGAAAAAGATTTACGGTTTGAAAAGGAGCTGGCCACTTCACAGGTGGAAATGAAAGAGCAAACCCTGAATTATATCGGGCAGGAGCTGCATGATGATCTGGGACAGAAACTTTCGGTAGTCCGATTACGTCATAACCAATTGATTACCAAATTAAAAAACTCAGAAAAAGAAGATCTGATTGAACTCAATGAATTATTGGGAGAATGCATACAGGATATAAGAAATCTTTCCAAAACATTAATCACTGAACAGATCATTCATTTTGGGCTGGCAGAATCCATTGAAAGAGAAGTCCAGAGAATCCAAAAACTGAAATTATTAAAAATCGAATTCATCACCCAAAAACAGGATATTGATATTTCGCCTAAACATGGTCTTATTCTTTTCAGGATTATCCAGGAAAGCATCAACAATATTCTGAAACACTCCAAAGCCAAAAACGTTTCCATCCAACTGGAAGATGACTGTGAAAAATTACATATCAGTATTTCTGATAACGGAAAAGGCTTTAATACAAGCGTCATTCAGGACGGCTCGGGATTAAAAAACATGGAATTGAGAGCCAAACTGATTCATGCCGAACTGTCTATACAATCACAAGTGAATAAAGGAACACAAACTCTGATAACCTATCACAAAAATTTATTATGA
- a CDS encoding winged helix-turn-helix transcriptional regulator — protein MLKIKKVTNEPSCPVDYAFKRIGGKYKGRILWYLHLNTIMRYGELRKTLSDITPKMLTQTLRELEDDRLIHREVYHEVPPKVEYSLTETGAELIPFIDYLRLWGENQIEKERIKN, from the coding sequence ATGTTAAAAATAAAAAAAGTCACCAATGAGCCATCCTGTCCTGTTGACTACGCTTTTAAACGGATTGGAGGAAAGTACAAAGGTCGTATTTTATGGTATCTCCATCTGAATACGATTATGCGTTATGGCGAACTTCGTAAAACTCTTTCCGATATTACCCCAAAAATGCTTACCCAGACTTTGAGAGAGCTGGAAGATGACAGACTTATCCATAGGGAAGTTTATCATGAAGTTCCTCCGAAGGTAGAATATTCTTTAACGGAAACCGGTGCAGAGCTCATTCCTTTTATTGATTATCTGCGGCTTTGGGGTGAAAATCAGATTGAAAAAGAGAGAATAAAAAATTAA